The DNA region GGCTTATAAGTTATTGTCCGGAAATTCACTGGAAAGAGATGTGTACGCTAAGACTGAAAATGGGGAAGCACCCGAAAAGAAAAAAGTCTGGTTTAAACTGAGCTTAGATGTTCAGGATGCTTATGGTAATCATCCGCTAAAAAAGTTTTATCCTGAATTTAATTTTGACCTGTCGGATTCTATCGATAAATATCCGTTCAAAGGTTTAACGGAGCTTGAAAAGGAAGGCATGATGAGGGTTTTAAGAAACGGAAATCTCGCCCAGGCGGAAATGCTGATAGGTAAAAAAACTGTTCCGGTCTTCGTTACCGCCAATCCACAGTTTAAAGGGCTTGATGTTTACGATAAAAATATGGCCATTATCCGCCAGAACGAAATCTTTCCCAAAAAGGCTGAGGAGAATAAGGTTGTCGCTACTGTAGAAAGCGAGACTGAATCACAAAAAAAAGAAATCGATGCTAGGGAAATTGTGGATAGATTCCTTTGGGAAAATGGTCAAGATAACGTTTCTCAAGATGAACAAATAAGTAGGTAGATATAGTAGTGTATCGTTGTCAGACGTGATTCACTTCAGGTACGAATGTTACTTTTAAGATGCGTATTGTTTATTATACAGAAATTCTCTTGGGCATTTTACCCTTACATTCATTTGGATAATTCAAATTGCGGTAAATATCATTTACATGTGGGAATGTGCGACATCTTTAAAATTTAATTCTTACAATGGATAACATGCTATAAACTTTTTTAGTCTTTTTTTCGTATATTGATGTATCTAGCTGGCCAAGAAAACCAACAGTTGTTTTTTTGTTAAAATCTGAATTAGATTTGGATTTATTGCGCTTTTTAGGTAGAATTGTTTTGTTAAAAAGACGCGCTTGATAATTTGTTAAAAAGGTTTACCTTTGCAAACCTTTTCACGGGAAGCGTGTTAATTAATGTATACCGAAAAGATTGTTCAATTATGGAAACGATGTTAGAAAAACTAAAAACAAAATTTGCACTCCAGTCGAGAGCAGAAATTTTAGAGACATGGAATTCTGGAAATGAATGGGATAATCAGGAAACTAAGGCTAACGATTATCTAAGCCATGTAAATATATCGGTCGGAGTGGAGGTTCCGAAGGTAAATTTTGAAAATGTTAAAATTAATGATAATTTAGGTTCGAGTTTATACTCGAACCTTTTTTTTTATATTAATATTCTAACTAATGCAATCAGCCTCATTTCAATTAAGAGATTATCAATTCATTAAAGTAGATCTCAATAATTCCTCTATAAAAAATAACGATATAAATATCTCTTTTGATGTAGCCGGTATTTACTTTCCTCAGAAAAATAATTATGAATTAACATTTAAATCTTCAGCGAGAAGCGAAGGGGAGGAAATGAGTTTCATATCTGTTACATGCTTAGCCAACTTCTCATTCGATAATGTTGGTTCTCTGGAAGAAATACCTGATTATTTTTATCAAAATGCAATAGCAATCGTTTTTCCGTATCTAAGGGCTTTTATTAGTCTTATTACCACTCAGGCAAACGTACGTCCTGTGATTCTTCCCACATTAAATCTTTCACAGTTAACCACACCTCTAAAAGGAAATACTACAACACAAAGCAATTAAATCTATGTCTTTAAGAACGGTTTACCAAACGTTAAAGGATAGAAATAATAATGATGAGGTAGTTGCTCACGGGCCATATCTTTGTAATAAATCCAACGCTTGGCTACATGAAGGGTATTATTTCTGGGAAGAATTTATCGAGCCCGCACATCATTGGGGCAAAACCTGGTGTGCTAAAAAATATATAATTACACGAGGTGATTGTTTAATATTTGAACACCAGTTATTCGATCTTGTCGGCAATCTACATCATATTCGTCTTCTAAAAGAAACCGTCGAGTTTTTAAAAGGGGAAGGATTGGTGACAGAAGAAACTACCGTTGCACACATCATTGACTTTCTAAAGAAAGAGGGAGTGTTTGGCTATCTAGCCACTAGGGCACATACTACAGATTCTTTCAGAAAAAAGTATAAACTCGATGTTTTGAAATATGAAGTTGACAAAGAAACTGTTCTAGTAATGAACCCTGCTGTTCAAATATGCATTTACGACTTAGATTCCACTTTGTTTTCGGAATTTAGAATTGTATATCCTGACTTCGAGCAAATTGCATAGAATACTATAATATCAAGATTGATGGAGATTTGAAAATGGGAGTCTCCGTCTTCTATAATTTGAGTCAACATTTTTCATTTCAATTGATCATCACAAGACATCGGTAATTACAGTGATTTAAGCATAAAGTCAATTTCATTTAATTGGCCAATTTGCTGCGGAAATTACATTGTCAAAGAGCCGAGATATTCAGATCATGCCAGCTAACTAACACGCATCCCCACGATAAATAGCTTATTTGAACCTGCGTTTATTCCTCCCTAGATATTTTGAGAATATAACCCAAACTATCCCTGCAATTACAAATCCAATGAGTGGAGTTTTCAAAGTCAATGCAGCGAGCATTGCGGCAGTCGATACAAAACAGGTTAATAGAAATAAGAATAGGGTCTTCATAAATTTATAGGTTAAAATGTTCTAAATAAATGTTTATGTTCAATGTTTCACAACTGCACAGTTATTATGAGATTCACTTTTGAGCAGCTGCCTGAAGAGGTTGCAAAAATCCACGATAAACTTGACAGAATTTCAAAGCTTTTGTCGCCCAAGGAAATTTCT from Pedobacter endophyticus includes:
- a CDS encoding protein-export chaperone SecB codes for the protein MQSASFQLRDYQFIKVDLNNSSIKNNDINISFDVAGIYFPQKNNYELTFKSSARSEGEEMSFISVTCLANFSFDNVGSLEEIPDYFYQNAIAIVFPYLRAFISLITTQANVRPVILPTLNLSQLTTPLKGNTTTQSN